A genomic region of Dactylococcopsis salina PCC 8305 contains the following coding sequences:
- a CDS encoding DUF2283 domain-containing protein gives MKINYNSIEKTAYIELFSSEIIESEEVTSGIVYDFDAQEKIVGIELYHIEKLSIEELKSLYQVLETREEKQQLSDFLTSLIAVQAA, from the coding sequence ATGAAAATCAATTATAATTCTATAGAAAAAACAGCCTATATTGAATTATTCTCTTCAGAAATCATCGAATCGGAAGAAGTGACTTCAGGGATTGTTTATGATTTTGATGCTCAAGAAAAAATTGTTGGCATTGAGTTATATCATATTGAAAAACTGTCAATTGAAGAACTTAAGAGTCTTTATCAAGTGTTGGAAACTAGAGAGGAAAAGCAACAACTCAGTGATTTCCTAACGTCTTTAATTGCTGTCCAAGCAGCTTAA
- a CDS encoding DUF4258 domain-containing protein: MIIQLTDSFQVFVSNHAVQQMEKRQIKQTWIREVLINPIAIESDPKDADLKWAFGKVDCQDGLTRVLKVVYNDQVTPFKIVTIHFDRKAKKRFL; this comes from the coding sequence ATGATTATTCAGTTAACTGATTCTTTTCAAGTTTTTGTTAGTAATCATGCGGTTCAACAAATGGAGAAACGTCAAATCAAACAAACTTGGATTAGGGAAGTCTTAATTAATCCCATTGCCATTGAATCTGATCCTAAAGATGCTGATTTAAAGTGGGCTTTTGGGAAAGTTGATTGTCAGGATGGACTAACAAGAGTTTTGAAAGTTGTTTACAATGATCAAGTGACCCCATTTAAAATAGTGACGATTCATTTTGATAGAAAGGCAAAAAAGAGGTTTTTATGA